In Rhodomicrobium lacus, the following proteins share a genomic window:
- a CDS encoding class I SAM-dependent methyltransferase, whose amino-acid sequence MGGGNKRAAFAERGNDLYETPPEAVWALLKHERLPDEIWEPACGPGSIARVLRESGHGVFATDLVDYGWFQQDMSGADFLMEREAPRSRVCDGAIECIVTNPPFKIAAQFVEHAIELCPRVYMLLRLAFITAGNKNDAEGRARRAVLDGGHLARVLVFRNRLPMMHRDGWTGPQASSSTDFAWFVWDREHSGETTIKRIKWEPLRAAREVA is encoded by the coding sequence ATGGGCGGAGGCAACAAACGCGCTGCGTTCGCGGAGCGCGGCAACGATCTCTACGAGACGCCACCGGAAGCCGTTTGGGCGCTGCTGAAACATGAGCGCTTGCCAGATGAGATCTGGGAGCCTGCTTGCGGGCCGGGATCGATCGCGCGCGTTCTGCGCGAATCCGGTCACGGCGTGTTCGCGACCGACCTCGTGGATTACGGCTGGTTTCAGCAGGACATGAGCGGCGCGGATTTCCTGATGGAGCGCGAAGCACCGCGCTCCCGCGTCTGCGATGGGGCTATCGAGTGCATCGTAACCAACCCGCCGTTCAAGATCGCTGCGCAGTTCGTCGAGCACGCTATCGAGCTGTGCCCGCGCGTCTACATGCTTTTGCGCCTCGCCTTCATAACGGCTGGCAACAAGAACGACGCGGAGGGCCGCGCTCGACGCGCCGTGCTCGATGGCGGCCATCTGGCGCGCGTTCTCGTGTTCAGGAACCGCCTGCCCATGATGCACAGGGACGGCTGGACGGGACCGCAAGCATCATCATCGACGGATTTCGCTTGGTTCGTCTGGGACCGCGAGCACAGCGGAGAAACTACCATCAAGAGAATTAAGTGGGAGCCGCTCCGCGCAGCAAGGGAGGTCGCATGA
- a CDS encoding YqaJ viral recombinase family protein: MTASLTTCKPYSSDAEWFKPSTERAWLALRESDITATQAAALFGVSPYQTPFDLYQQLAGTLRVEFEENERMRWGKRLQSAIARGICKDNGWKIIDGHRFLYARSKDHPGLGCSPDYIIFDPARPALGYGCLEIKNVDFFVGKDDWAEDEAPPHIEFQLQHQIGVCGFSWGVIGGLVGGNTVKLFERQADAEVIEKIFTAAREMRERVARGEPPAPDYLKDYETLRALYRNAEPGKSINLDQPEPDVDRDKLTKLIEAAHEAEVAAKKADDLKKASRAELLDFLKDTETVFGAGWKVSATTTHRSASVVNYPATTYRNLRITQPKPKKGK, encoded by the coding sequence ATGACCGCATCGTTGACAACCTGCAAACCATATTCAAGCGATGCGGAATGGTTCAAGCCGAGCACCGAGCGGGCCTGGCTGGCGCTCCGCGAAAGCGACATCACAGCCACCCAGGCCGCGGCGCTCTTCGGCGTCTCGCCCTACCAGACGCCTTTCGACCTCTATCAACAGCTCGCCGGAACGCTGCGTGTCGAGTTCGAAGAGAACGAGCGCATGCGCTGGGGCAAGCGCCTGCAAAGCGCCATCGCGCGCGGCATCTGCAAGGACAACGGCTGGAAGATCATCGACGGGCACCGCTTCCTCTACGCTCGCTCGAAGGACCATCCCGGCCTCGGCTGCTCTCCCGACTACATCATCTTCGATCCTGCGCGCCCCGCACTCGGTTATGGCTGCCTCGAAATCAAGAACGTCGACTTCTTCGTCGGCAAAGACGACTGGGCCGAGGATGAGGCCCCGCCTCACATCGAATTCCAGCTCCAACACCAGATCGGCGTTTGCGGCTTCTCGTGGGGCGTGATCGGCGGGCTCGTCGGCGGCAACACCGTGAAGCTCTTCGAACGCCAGGCCGACGCCGAGGTCATCGAGAAGATCTTCACAGCCGCCCGCGAAATGCGCGAGCGCGTCGCGCGCGGCGAGCCGCCGGCCCCGGATTATCTCAAGGACTATGAGACGCTGCGCGCGCTCTACCGCAATGCGGAGCCGGGCAAGAGCATCAACCTCGACCAACCCGAGCCGGATGTGGACCGGGACAAGCTCACAAAGCTGATCGAGGCGGCACACGAGGCCGAGGTTGCCGCGAAGAAGGCGGACGACCTGAAGAAGGCCAGCCGCGCCGAGCTTCTCGATTTCCTGAAGGACACCGAGACGGTCTTCGGAGCGGGCTGGAAGGTCTCCGCCACCACGACACATCGCTCTGCGTCCGTCGTGAACTATCCCGCCACAACCTACCGCAACCTCCGCATCACCCAGCCAAAGCCCAAGAAAGGCAAGTAA
- a CDS encoding helix-turn-helix transcriptional regulator yields MSDAELLRTPELATRLGVSQVTLARWRRLGTGPRFLKRSGIIFYRAEDVSEFESKRDRIRTSTREAN; encoded by the coding sequence ATGTCAGACGCAGAGCTTCTGCGAACGCCAGAGCTTGCGACGCGCCTTGGCGTGTCGCAGGTCACCCTTGCCCGATGGCGCCGGCTCGGAACGGGCCCCCGATTCCTCAAGCGCTCGGGCATCATCTTCTATCGCGCCGAAGACGTAAGCGAATTCGAGAGCAAGCGCGACCGGATCCGCACGAGCACGCGGGAGGCGAACTAA
- the hemB gene encoding porphobilinogen synthase — MKKEKPNAYYDAGAALQNAQAGGFPLTRLRRTRQAPWSRALVAENTLSASNLIWPIFVMDGLREKQPVPSLPGVDRMSVDLAAEAAEQAAELGVPAVALFPYTRPDLRDEAATEAFNPENIVCRAVRAIKARVPNMGIICDVALDPYTSHGQDGLMVGNEIVNDLSLEALTRQAMNQAEAGCDVLAPSDMMDGRIGVIRSALEARGFYNTQIMAYSAKYASAFYGPFRDAVGSSGTLRGDKRTYQMDPANSDEAIREVALDLAEGADMVMVKPGMPYLDIVRRVHDEFKVPTFVYQVSGEYAMLLAAFQNGWLTREKVVLESLMAFRRAGANGILTYFAPEAARLLKA; from the coding sequence GTGAAGAAAGAAAAACCAAACGCATATTACGATGCAGGTGCAGCGCTTCAGAACGCCCAGGCGGGCGGTTTTCCTCTCACCCGATTGCGCCGGACGAGACAGGCGCCCTGGTCGCGCGCACTCGTCGCCGAAAACACGCTGTCCGCGTCGAACCTGATCTGGCCGATTTTCGTCATGGACGGCCTGCGTGAAAAGCAGCCGGTGCCGTCGCTTCCTGGCGTCGACCGCATGTCTGTCGATCTCGCCGCCGAAGCTGCCGAGCAGGCTGCGGAGCTTGGCGTTCCGGCTGTCGCTCTCTTTCCCTATACGCGGCCCGATCTTCGCGATGAAGCCGCGACCGAAGCCTTCAATCCCGAAAACATCGTCTGCCGCGCGGTGCGCGCCATCAAGGCCCGCGTGCCGAACATGGGCATCATCTGCGACGTCGCGCTCGACCCCTATACGAGCCACGGTCAGGACGGCCTGATGGTCGGCAATGAGATCGTCAACGACCTGTCGCTGGAAGCGCTGACGCGTCAGGCGATGAATCAGGCGGAAGCGGGCTGCGATGTGCTTGCGCCGTCCGACATGATGGACGGCCGCATCGGCGTCATCCGCTCCGCGCTCGAAGCCCGCGGCTTCTACAATACCCAGATCATGGCGTATTCGGCGAAGTATGCGAGCGCGTTCTACGGCCCGTTCCGCGACGCGGTCGGCTCATCCGGCACGCTCAGGGGCGACAAGCGCACCTATCAGATGGACCCTGCGAACTCGGACGAAGCCATCCGCGAAGTGGCGCTCGATCTTGCCGAAGGCGCGGACATGGTGATGGTGAAGCCCGGCATGCCGTATCTCGATATCGTGCGCCGCGTCCACGACGAGTTCAAGGTGCCGACATTCGTCTATCAGGTATCGGGCGAATACGCGATGCTGCTCGCGGCATTCCAGAATGGCTGGCTCACCCGCGAGAAGGTGGTGCTCGAAAGCCTGATGGCGTTCCGCCGTGCGGGTGCCAACGGCATCCTCACTTATTTCGCGCCCGAAGCCGCACGACTCTTGAAGGCGTAG
- a CDS encoding helix-turn-helix domain-containing protein: MTAPALTEISLTNQRPAIAALFEARRRIGIRNDELRARSGVAINSAQYWLAGRSAPTMGNLVAFARALGFEVVLRRERPPACEMAFNDQSDVMAMLLAERKRLGMSFLDLESRSGISVNAMFAWRAGASPQLANLVAFAGALGFEVVLRPISEVAR, from the coding sequence ATGACGGCCCCAGCACTCACCGAAATCAGTCTTACCAACCAGCGCCCAGCCATCGCGGCCTTGTTTGAGGCGCGCCGCCGTATCGGCATCCGAAACGACGAGCTTCGGGCGCGGTCGGGCGTTGCGATCAACTCCGCTCAATATTGGCTGGCGGGCAGGTCTGCCCCCACCATGGGAAACCTTGTCGCCTTCGCCCGCGCGTTAGGCTTCGAGGTGGTTCTTCGCCGCGAGCGCCCGCCCGCTTGCGAGATGGCCTTCAACGACCAGTCGGACGTGATGGCGATGCTTCTCGCAGAGAGGAAGCGTCTCGGCATGAGTTTCCTGGATCTCGAGTCGCGCAGCGGGATCAGCGTCAACGCCATGTTCGCGTGGCGTGCAGGGGCAAGCCCTCAGCTTGCCAACCTGGTCGCCTTCGCTGGCGCGCTCGGCTTCGAGGTCGTGCTGCGTCCGATTTCGGAGGTGGCCCGATGA
- a CDS encoding HNH endonuclease — MPPDLDAFKIWLSGCGGEVLGPVNEWEVIRVRTSVGILVAHRTRRGRQIWPAALLALAQQFERGEIPALAATRRGRTPSRLRQRFAALAARDGAGCFFCGHAVPAPGVTCDPDMSPTIEHLVPVAHGGPNHLSNCFLAHRRCNAAAGNTSAAEKVRLRDAMRAALRSV; from the coding sequence ATGCCCCCGGACCTCGACGCTTTCAAAATATGGTTGTCCGGCTGCGGCGGCGAGGTGCTCGGGCCCGTGAACGAATGGGAAGTCATTCGCGTGCGGACGAGCGTCGGCATCCTCGTCGCGCATCGAACGAGGCGCGGCCGGCAGATCTGGCCGGCGGCGCTTCTTGCCCTCGCTCAGCAATTCGAGCGTGGGGAGATCCCCGCCCTCGCGGCAACGAGGCGCGGGCGCACGCCTTCGCGGCTTCGGCAGCGGTTCGCCGCGCTTGCTGCACGCGATGGCGCGGGCTGCTTCTTCTGCGGCCACGCCGTGCCCGCGCCTGGCGTGACTTGCGATCCAGATATGTCGCCAACCATCGAACATCTCGTGCCGGTCGCTCACGGCGGCCCGAACCACCTCTCGAACTGCTTCCTCGCCCATCGACGCTGCAACGCCGCCGCCGGCAACACGTCTGCGGCCGAGAAAGTTCGGCTGCGCGATGCGATGCGTGCGGCATTGAGGAGTGTTTGA
- a CDS encoding threonine ammonia-lyase, which produces MTFSAVAVSEEPRVSLEDIRAAREALRGSIIRTPAVEAPKLSALSGAQIFIKYENMQATGSFKERGALNKLLSLDAAQRERGVIAISAGNHAQAVAHHAARLGIPATIVMPEGTPFNKVGNTEAFGAKVILYGESVAESRVAADRLIVEQGFTLVHPYDDPAVIAGQGTAALEFLEDCPDLDCLIVPVGGGGFISGVAIAAKALKPDIEIVGVEVESYPSTYAALRGRIAECGGATLAEGIAVKAPGAHALPVIRDLVSDVVLVSESMVESAVFLLASLQKTVAEGASAVGLAAVLSDRLRFHGRRVGLFQSGANIDSRVLAAIIIRGLERESKILSLRIQVDDRPGMLGELASELGRCGANILEVHHRRFYLYVPAKSTLVDIVIETKDALHAEEIIGKLRLRGFRVERLNASGGEPGPRME; this is translated from the coding sequence ATGACCTTTTCCGCCGTCGCGGTTTCTGAAGAGCCGCGCGTCAGCCTTGAAGATATTCGGGCAGCGCGCGAGGCTCTTCGCGGCTCGATCATCCGCACGCCTGCCGTGGAGGCGCCGAAGCTTTCCGCGCTTTCCGGCGCGCAAATCTTCATAAAATACGAGAACATGCAGGCGACCGGCTCCTTCAAGGAACGGGGCGCGTTGAACAAGCTGCTGTCGCTCGACGCGGCGCAGCGCGAGCGCGGCGTGATCGCGATTTCGGCAGGCAATCACGCACAAGCCGTCGCACACCACGCGGCGCGGCTCGGCATTCCGGCAACCATCGTCATGCCGGAAGGAACGCCCTTCAACAAGGTCGGCAACACGGAAGCCTTTGGCGCGAAGGTGATCCTTTACGGCGAAAGTGTCGCCGAATCGCGCGTCGCTGCCGACAGGCTCATCGTCGAGCAGGGCTTCACCCTCGTTCATCCCTATGACGATCCGGCCGTGATCGCGGGGCAGGGGACGGCCGCGCTCGAATTTCTGGAAGACTGCCCGGACCTCGATTGTCTCATCGTGCCGGTGGGCGGCGGCGGCTTCATTTCGGGAGTCGCCATCGCGGCGAAGGCGCTGAAACCGGATATCGAGATCGTCGGCGTCGAGGTGGAAAGCTATCCGTCGACCTACGCGGCATTGCGCGGACGTATCGCGGAATGCGGCGGGGCGACGCTCGCCGAAGGCATCGCGGTGAAAGCACCGGGCGCGCATGCGTTGCCCGTCATCCGCGACCTCGTGAGCGATGTGGTGCTCGTCAGTGAGTCCATGGTCGAAAGCGCGGTCTTCCTGCTCGCCAGCCTTCAGAAGACGGTTGCCGAAGGCGCCAGCGCGGTGGGGCTCGCGGCTGTCCTTTCCGATCGGCTGCGGTTCCACGGGCGCCGGGTCGGCCTTTTCCAGTCAGGTGCGAACATCGACAGCCGCGTGCTCGCTGCCATCATCATTCGCGGTCTCGAACGTGAATCGAAGATTCTGTCGCTGCGCATCCAGGTCGACGACCGGCCCGGCATGCTCGGTGAACTCGCGAGCGAGCTTGGCCGCTGCGGCGCGAACATCCTCGAAGTTCATCACCGCCGCTTCTATCTTTATGTGCCCGCGAAATCGACGCTGGTGGATATCGTCATCGAAACGAAGGACGCGCTTCACGCCGAGGAAATCATCGGGAAACTCCGCCTTCGCGGCTTCAGGGTGGAGCGGCTCAACGCAAGCGGAGGCGAGCCCGGCCCACGGATGGAGTAG
- a CDS encoding helix-turn-helix transcriptional regulator: protein MAKNIDRKWFERRIAELRIPSQAELARRLGISKSLLSLVLDGKRSANLELAQGLSRELRMPLLEIARRTSGDMMDAIEAVAKLERGVTLEVAGTIGGDFAVDLYPPSRRRTMVRLEIDAPAGAQALEYRTAGTQAAMFDGSMCVVGSQRPVDPEAMVGRYNMVWLADGRILMRFVDRLEKEGYFLSAVGCEDITSKLDAYAPVIAILAG from the coding sequence ATGGCAAAAAACATAGATCGCAAATGGTTTGAACGCCGCATCGCCGAGCTGCGAATCCCCTCGCAGGCGGAGCTTGCACGGCGTCTTGGCATATCAAAAAGCCTGCTTTCCCTCGTGCTCGACGGGAAACGATCCGCAAATCTCGAACTGGCACAGGGGCTTTCCAGAGAATTGCGGATGCCGCTTCTTGAGATCGCTCGCCGCACTTCCGGAGACATGATGGATGCCATAGAGGCTGTGGCAAAATTGGAGCGCGGCGTCACGCTCGAAGTGGCCGGGACCATCGGCGGCGATTTCGCGGTGGATCTCTATCCGCCAAGCAGGCGTCGTACGATGGTGCGGCTTGAGATCGATGCGCCGGCAGGCGCCCAGGCGCTTGAGTATCGAACCGCCGGCACGCAGGCGGCCATGTTCGATGGCTCCATGTGTGTCGTCGGTTCGCAACGGCCGGTCGACCCCGAAGCGATGGTCGGCCGCTACAACATGGTGTGGCTCGCCGACGGCCGCATTCTCATGCGCTTTGTCGACCGCCTGGAAAAAGAGGGCTATTTCCTTTCGGCGGTTGGCTGCGAAGACATCACCTCCAAACTGGATGCCTACGCGCCGGTGATCGCCATTCTGGCGGGATAG